Within Etheostoma cragini isolate CJK2018 unplaced genomic scaffold, CSU_Ecrag_1.0 ScbMSFa_742, whole genome shotgun sequence, the genomic segment CTCTCACCGGTCTACGATCTCGGTCAGGATGAGGTCGGCGAGCTTCCCGTCTACGTTCTTCAGGTTCTTCTTTGTGTCGTTCTTTTCCAACGGCGGCGGCGGCGGGACCCGTACCGCAGCGCTGCGGCGACTGGTTCTGtcctggaggaagaagaagagactcATCACGCCACACACAGTCTTACTAGGACAACAAGTCTTTAGTTAGGGGACAACAAGTCTTTAGTTAGGGGACAACAGGTCTTAAGGGAGGGAACACAAGTCTTTGAACTGACCTGGCTGTTGCTGTTAGCGTGGGCGGGGGGGCGCTGGGGACCGAGCAGCACGGAGCGAGGGACAACCCCCGAGGACAAGGAGGACGTCTTTGGGCGCCCGGTTGGTGCAGGGACAGAGTCTCTCTTCCTGGGGACGGCGCCGGGCCGGACAGACGTCCCCGAACGAAGCAGAGAAGGACGGTGGGCGGGGTTGGAGACCTCCGGCTGAGCCCCGGAGACGGAGAGAAGCTccactgaaacaacaacaacaacaataataataataacaacaataacgaTATAATAAGacaaagagaagacaaaaagagatTTTCTCACAATATATTCTAACTGAAGACCTGTTGTCCTACCTAAAGACCTGTTGTCCCCACCTAAAGACCTGTTGTCCTACCTAAAGACCTGTTGTCCCCTAACTGAAGACCTGTTGCCCTACCTAAAGACCTTTTCTCCTACCTAAAGACCTGTTGTCCCCCTGTTGTCCTACCTAAAGACCTGTTGTCCCCCTGTTGTCCCACCTTAAGACCTGTTGTCCCACCTTAAGACCTGTTGTCCCCACCTAAAGACTTGTTGTCCCCTAACTGAAGACTTGATGTCCCTACCTAAACCTGTTGTCCCACCTAAAGACCTGTTG encodes:
- the LOC117941434 gene encoding spastin-like, coding for MTTNLIMARDRLRSLVELLSVSGAQPEVSNPAHRPSLLRSGTSVRPGAVPRKRDSVPAPTGRPKTSSLSSGVVPRSVLLGPQRPPAHANSNSQDRTSRRSAAVRVPPPPPLEKNDTKKNLKNVDGKLADLILTEIVDR